A genome region from Firmicutes bacterium CAG:345 includes the following:
- a CDS encoding putative uncharacterized protein (product inferred by homology to UniProt): MEIIARRLFSPIYIYFDIAFLVLFLGLLIYKKKYMTVVVGLLAGVLYFLVDYGIFHLLLHTRTIPEGHSLFWVLLWMSLSYGFTNFTWIWLWISKDKNLFAWSFLIVLWWFCCPLLTKLVPGYSDNMIVIQRTTGEYHSYMALILAVGYLGVIIFNLIQKEKKNKIDIPWILAIGILVQLSWELALLIGNIRSAGMDFENKLQTLCINSLLETNLGMPYIYAIFIAYNSRFTEQLKKRENTLTFMQSLNEINGLSLKNH; the protein is encoded by the coding sequence ATGGAGATTATTGCTCGCAGATTATTTTCGCCAATATATATTTATTTTGATATTGCTTTTTTGGTGTTGTTTTTAGGTTTGCTCATCTATAAGAAAAAATATATGACAGTTGTTGTAGGATTATTAGCGGGAGTTTTATATTTTTTGGTTGATTATGGAATATTTCATCTTCTTTTACATACGAGAACAATTCCTGAAGGACATAGTTTATTTTGGGTTTTGCTCTGGATGTCATTAAGTTATGGGTTTACTAATTTTACATGGATTTGGTTATGGATATCTAAAGATAAAAATCTTTTTGCATGGTCTTTTTTAATTGTCTTGTGGTGGTTTTGTTGCCCACTTTTAACTAAATTAGTTCCCGGATATAGCGATAATATGATAGTTATTCAAAGAACTACGGGTGAATATCATTCATATATGGCTTTGATTTTAGCTGTTGGATATTTAGGTGTTATAATTTTCAATTTAATTCAAAAAGAAAAGAAGAATAAAATTGATATCCCATGGATATTAGCCATTGGAATTCTAGTACAATTATCATGGGAATTAGCTTTATTAATCGGCAATATTCGTTCGGCTGGAATGGATTTTGAAAATAAATTGCAGACACTTTGTATAAATTCACTTTTAGAAACCAATTTAGGAATGCCATATATTTATGCAATATTCATCGCTTATAATTCGCGTTTTACTGAACAGCTCAAAAAAAGAGAAAATACTTTAACATTTATGCAAAGTCTTAATGAAATCAATGGCTTGAGTTTAAAAAATCATTGA
- a CDS encoding histidinol phosphate phosphatase HisJ family protein (product inferred by homology to UniProt), protein MEKLVTNYHTHTKRCGHAYGEDEDFVLSAIKYGIKELGFSDHISFKNISAPYMRQDRSMLSDYISSISHLKEKYKDKIKIHLGFEAEYIEEFVEDYKDLLNNHSIEYLICGQHCFIKDNKQVFYNSFPHDEKMIEKYGKDVVKAIQSGLFKYIAHPDLFMNAYRVWDDKAKEVSRKIIEEALKYNVPLEINCNGIRYHYEKQKVSASGRVLENYYPCVEFWKMVKDYGALGIIGVDAHIEKDFLDGVTEEALFFAKQNGIKLVSFLDIESKI, encoded by the coding sequence ATGGAAAAATTAGTTACTAATTATCATACACATACAAAAAGATGTGGACATGCTTATGGAGAAGATGAAGATTTTGTTTTAAGCGCCATAAAGTATGGCATAAAAGAATTAGGCTTTAGTGATCATATTTCTTTCAAAAATATATCTGCCCCATATATGAGACAGGATAGAAGTATGTTATCGGATTATATTTCTTCAATTTCTCATCTGAAAGAAAAATATAAAGATAAAATTAAAATTCATTTGGGCTTTGAAGCTGAATATATTGAAGAGTTCGTTGAAGATTATAAAGACTTATTAAATAATCATTCCATCGAATATTTAATATGTGGCCAACATTGTTTTATAAAAGATAATAAGCAAGTTTTTTATAACAGTTTTCCGCATGATGAAAAGATGATTGAAAAATATGGAAAAGATGTTGTAAAAGCAATTCAAAGTGGCTTATTTAAATATATTGCTCATCCGGATCTTTTTATGAATGCTTATCGTGTTTGGGATGATAAAGCTAAAGAAGTATCAAGAAAAATAATTGAGGAAGCTTTGAAGTATAATGTTCCTTTAGAAATCAATTGCAATGGTATTAGATATCATTATGAAAAACAAAAGGTTAGTGCTTCAGGAAGAGTTTTAGAAAACTATTATCCATGTGTTGAATTTTGGAAAATGGTTAAAGACTATGGGGCTTTAGGAATTATTGGCGTAGATGCCCATATAGAGAAAGATTTCTTGGATGGCGTTACTGAAGAAGCTTTGTTTTTTGCTAAACAAAATGGAATTAAGTTGGTTAGTTTTTTAGATATTGAATCAAAGATATGA
- a CDS encoding short-chain dehydrogenase/reductase SDR (product inferred by homology to UniProt), protein MKYTLITGAASGLGKELARIYAENGNNLLLIDYDEENLNKVNEELKEKYKSLDFKIYCCDLSNIDNIKEVYKISKEHDMFINNLVNCAGFGDCKDFKDMDLDLQLKMVEVDCSAVLAFCRLFVDDMIKNNEGHIINVSSIAGLYPGPYMCTYHCCKSFVYSFSEALSYELRKTDIKVLTLCPGPFNSKFVDKAHNGYTFKLKKPLDAVDVAKIAYKKSQKGKDLYIIGFNNRVQYFFSRFVPHSFILKTSAKTIKKDA, encoded by the coding sequence ATGAAATATACTTTAATAACAGGAGCAGCAAGCGGCTTAGGAAAAGAATTAGCGAGAATTTATGCTGAAAATGGAAATAATCTTTTACTTATAGATTATGATGAAGAAAATCTGAATAAGGTTAACGAAGAATTAAAAGAAAAATATAAATCTTTAGATTTTAAAATATATTGTTGTGATTTAAGCAATATTGATAATATTAAAGAAGTTTATAAAATTTCTAAAGAACATGATATGTTCATAAATAATCTTGTCAATTGTGCTGGTTTTGGCGATTGTAAAGATTTTAAAGACATGGACTTAGATTTACAGCTGAAGATGGTTGAGGTTGATTGCAGTGCTGTTTTAGCTTTTTGCCGTCTATTTGTCGATGATATGATAAAAAATAATGAAGGACATATTATCAATGTTTCTTCAATAGCTGGTCTTTATCCTGGGCCATATATGTGCACTTATCATTGTTGCAAAAGTTTTGTCTATAGTTTTTCAGAAGCTTTAAGTTATGAACTTAGAAAGACAGATATTAAGGTATTAACTTTGTGTCCAGGTCCTTTCAATTCTAAATTTGTGGACAAAGCTCATAATGGTTATACATTTAAGTTAAAAAAGCCACTTGATGCGGTCGATGTTGCAAAAATCGCATATAAAAAATCACAGAAGGGAAAAGATTTATACATCATTGGTTTTAATAATAGAGTTCAATATTTTTTCTCCCGTTTTGTTCCTCATTCTTTTATTTTAAAAACCAGTGCAAAAACAATAAAAAAAGATGCTTAA
- a CDS encoding putative uncharacterized protein (product inferred by homology to UniProt), giving the protein MDNIESDNEKKVKWIRIKRFSSRSIIIAAVLSVFFIFISIKGILDFKALEANTEQLIACENVAKDIRSASDLLTNDVRLFVMTSDRKYTDSCFEEANITRSQEKAIEKFESMFPDNIFITDLNKAVSESEKLMQTEYYSMRLICDVGGFDKTTLDAEIINVSISKEDNSLANDEKIVKAQNLVSNRNYEESKNTIIYNLDICLDGIVSYTENRQNYYITVFKDVFIKLEIGLFVLIVILLTSSFIVRKLIVKPLLTYNESIEKDQVFPVIGVVELQTLAENYNKVYEDNQETQRLIRHDAEHDALTGLLNRGSFNKVLPIYLNGEVPFSLILLDIDTFKFYNDNYGHQLGDKVIKRVASQLENIFSTKDYVFRIGGDEFAIIVVEMPSANKDSISERLEKLKIELIKSEKDLPPVTISAGITFSDYEGENKMDVFRQADEALYFSKEHGKNSYSFYDDLKKDK; this is encoded by the coding sequence ATGGACAACATTGAAAGCGACAACGAAAAGAAAGTTAAATGGATTAGAATAAAAAGATTTAGCAGTAGGAGTATTATCATTGCTGCGGTATTATCAGTATTTTTTATTTTTATCTCTATTAAAGGGATTTTAGATTTTAAAGCGTTAGAAGCTAATACCGAACAATTGATAGCCTGTGAAAATGTGGCTAAAGATATAAGAAGTGCATCGGATTTATTGACAAATGATGTTCGTCTATTCGTAATGACCAGCGATAGAAAATATACGGATTCTTGTTTTGAAGAAGCTAATATTACAAGATCGCAGGAAAAAGCAATTGAAAAATTTGAATCGATGTTTCCTGATAATATCTTTATTACAGATTTGAATAAAGCCGTGAGTGAATCAGAAAAATTAATGCAAACCGAATATTATTCGATGAGACTTATCTGCGATGTTGGGGGATTTGATAAAACAACCTTAGATGCTGAAATAATCAATGTTTCTATTTCTAAAGAAGATAATAGTCTTGCTAATGATGAAAAAATAGTCAAAGCACAAAATTTAGTCAGCAATAGAAATTATGAAGAATCTAAAAACACGATAATTTATAATCTCGATATTTGTTTAGATGGTATTGTCTCTTATACAGAAAACAGACAAAATTATTATATTACTGTATTTAAAGATGTTTTTATTAAATTAGAAATAGGGTTATTTGTTCTTATTGTAATTTTATTAACGAGCAGTTTTATCGTTAGAAAACTTATAGTTAAACCTCTTCTTACATATAATGAAAGCATTGAAAAAGATCAAGTCTTTCCAGTTATCGGTGTAGTTGAGCTTCAGACATTAGCTGAAAATTATAATAAAGTTTATGAAGACAATCAAGAAACACAAAGACTTATTCGCCATGATGCTGAACATGATGCTTTAACAGGTCTGTTGAATAGAGGTTCCTTCAATAAAGTTTTACCAATATATTTAAATGGTGAAGTTCCATTTTCTTTGATTCTTTTGGATATTGATACTTTTAAATTTTATAATGATAATTATGGTCATCAATTGGGAGACAAAGTTATCAAAAGAGTTGCCAGTCAACTAGAAAATATATTTAGTACAAAGGATTATGTTTTCCGTATTGGCGGTGATGAATTTGCAATCATTGTTGTTGAAATGCCTTCAGCAAATAAAGATTCAATTTCTGAAAGATTAGAAAAATTGAAGATTGAGCTCATTAAATCCGAAAAAGATCTTCCTCCGGTAACAATTAGCGCCGGTATTACTTTCTCTGATTATGAAGGAGAAAATAAGATGGATGTATTTAGACAGGCGGATGAAGCTTTGTATTTTTCTAAAGAACATGGAAAGAATAGTTATTCATTTTATGATGATTTAAAGAAAGATAAATAA